Within Wyeomyia smithii strain HCP4-BCI-WySm-NY-G18 chromosome 2, ASM2978416v1, whole genome shotgun sequence, the genomic segment CCAgtcaaacggggaacatttatTGAATTTCGTAACGGTATGCTTAATGTTAGTCCTATAGGAAGAAACTGCTCAACAGAAGAGCGGAAACAGTTTTACGAGTATGACAACAAAAATCACATCAGAAAGCAGCTGATTGATGTGTTGAAAAAAGAGTTCCAAGGAGTCGACCTAACCTACAGTATTGGCGGACAGATCAGTATCGACGTCTTCCCGAACGGTTGGGATAAGACGTACTGCCTTCGACATGCGACCAAGGGCACTAAGTAAGAGCACTTAAATTTTAATAACTAAAAAGCTAAtattaatcatttttttattgaagctttAAGGAAATTCATTTCTTTGGAGACAAGACTGATCCTGGCGGAAATGATCATGAAATATTTTCGGACCCTAGGACCATCGGACATAAAGTTACATCCCCAGAAGATACCAAGCGCCAATTAATAGAATTGTTTAAAACCTAAGATTTCATATTGCATCTTAAAAGCATT encodes:
- the LOC129719499 gene encoding phosphomannomutase; this translates as MALKREEILLLFDVDGTLTKPRAVIENDVKEFLYKEIQPRATIGLVGGSDLEKMFEQLSGREILDKFDYVFPENGLVQYEKGAEVGKVSISQYLGEDVIKRFINFVLKYLSELDIPVKRGTFIEFRNGMLNVSPIGRNCSTEERKQFYEYDNKNHIRKQLIDVLKKEFQGVDLTYSIGGQISIDVFPNGWDKTYCLRHATKGTNFKEIHFFGDKTDPGGNDHEIFSDPRTIGHKVTSPEDTKRQLIELFKT